One Streptosporangium sp. NBC_01495 DNA window includes the following coding sequences:
- a CDS encoding amino acid ABC transporter permease translates to MSALLDHLPELWQGLVVTLQLTAASFAGAAVMGLVITAMRVSPVGVLRGIGTAYVETFQNLPLLVLLVLAVFGLPEIGLKADLLVTAMIVIALYEAAYIAEALRSGVNAVSAGQGEAARALGLTFGQSLRHVVLPQALRTVIQPVGNIFIALTMNTSLAAAVGVVDLTAAANRVNLAEAQPIPIFVGAGLAYALIAACAGFVTGRLERRLVVVR, encoded by the coding sequence ATGTCCGCCCTCCTGGACCACCTGCCCGAGTTGTGGCAGGGACTGGTCGTGACCCTCCAGCTGACCGCGGCGTCCTTCGCCGGCGCCGCGGTCATGGGGCTCGTGATCACCGCCATGCGGGTCAGCCCGGTCGGCGTCCTGCGCGGGATCGGCACGGCCTACGTGGAGACCTTCCAGAACCTGCCGCTGCTGGTGCTGCTGGTGCTCGCCGTCTTCGGCCTGCCGGAGATCGGGCTCAAGGCCGACCTGCTGGTGACGGCCATGATCGTCATAGCGCTCTACGAGGCCGCCTACATCGCCGAGGCACTGCGCTCCGGCGTCAACGCGGTCTCCGCCGGACAGGGCGAGGCGGCCCGCGCGCTCGGGCTGACCTTCGGCCAGTCCCTGCGCCACGTGGTCCTGCCGCAGGCGCTGCGCACGGTGATCCAGCCGGTCGGCAACATCTTCATCGCGCTGACGATGAACACCTCGCTCGCCGCCGCGGTCGGTGTGGTCGACCTGACCGCCGCGGCCAACCGGGTGAACCTCGCGGAGGCGCAGCCCATTCCGATCTTCGTCGGGGCGGGCCTGGCCTACGCGCTGATCGCCGCCTGTGCCGGGTTCGTCACCGGGCGGCTCGAACGACGGCTGGTGGTGGTCCGGTGA
- a CDS encoding amino acid ABC transporter permease: protein MSNLLFDQPGPRARRRTRIATAVGAVAVLVLLALAVRQFAANGQLDADRWSPYATWPMWRYLLNGLWATALAAVVSAALAMAAGLALALGRLSRHRWIRVPAATYVEVVRTIPALLLVYVVLFALPRYGLDLPLFWKLVVPLAISNAAAFAEIFRAGVLSVERGQGEAGLAVGLTQGQTMRLIVLPQAARRVLPSIVSQSVGLLKDTSLGFVVSYAELLYSGKVLATFNGLLIQTYIIVALIYLVVNASLSKLARTLDARDTPGARRLRRRPARA from the coding sequence GTGAGCAACCTCCTCTTCGACCAGCCGGGGCCGCGTGCCCGCCGCAGGACAAGGATCGCGACCGCGGTGGGGGCGGTCGCGGTCCTCGTCCTGCTGGCGCTGGCGGTCCGCCAGTTCGCCGCCAACGGCCAGCTCGACGCCGACCGCTGGTCGCCGTACGCGACCTGGCCGATGTGGCGCTACCTGCTGAACGGCCTGTGGGCCACCGCGCTCGCCGCCGTCGTCTCGGCCGCGCTCGCGATGGCGGCCGGGCTCGCCCTCGCCCTCGGGCGGCTGTCGCGGCACAGGTGGATACGCGTACCCGCCGCCACGTACGTGGAGGTCGTGCGGACCATCCCGGCGCTGCTGCTGGTCTACGTCGTGCTGTTCGCGCTGCCCCGCTACGGGCTCGACCTGCCGCTGTTCTGGAAACTCGTGGTGCCGCTGGCGATCTCGAACGCCGCGGCGTTCGCGGAGATCTTCCGCGCCGGAGTCCTGTCCGTGGAACGCGGCCAGGGCGAGGCCGGTCTCGCGGTCGGGCTCACCCAGGGCCAGACCATGCGCCTGATCGTGCTGCCGCAGGCGGCCCGGCGGGTGCTGCCCTCGATCGTGAGCCAGTCGGTCGGCCTGCTGAAGGACACCTCGCTGGGCTTCGTGGTCAGCTACGCCGAACTGCTCTACAGCGGCAAGGTCCTGGCGACCTTCAACGGCCTGCTCATCCAGACCTACATCATCGTCGCGCTGATCTACCTGGTGGTCAACGCGTCGCTGTCCAAACTCGCCCGTACCCTCGACGCCCGCGACACCCCGGGGGCCCGTCGGCTCAGAAGGAGACCCGCCCGTGCCTGA
- a CDS encoding asparaginase yields MPELVPLAEVVRSGFVESVHFGSAVALAPDGTVAVARGAVDAPVLPRSSAKPFQALACLLSGADLHGPGLAIAAGSHTGQDFHVRLVADMLAGAGLGFEDLRCPADWPEDEATRHMLIRAGLTASRERMNCSGKHAAMLAASAASGWETASYLDAGHPLQLRVRAVTEELSGEKAAHVAIDGCGAPLFGLSLTGLARAVRALVVAEPGTPPRAVADAMREHPEYVGGTGHVNTSLMRALPGAVAKGGAEGVLVVALATGHAAAVKVIDGSPRATSAIALAALRAAGGDVTPAAGFASVPVLGGGLPVGEIHALEEK; encoded by the coding sequence GTGCCTGAACTCGTCCCGCTCGCGGAGGTGGTGCGCTCCGGATTCGTGGAGAGCGTGCACTTCGGCAGCGCCGTCGCCCTGGCGCCCGACGGCACCGTGGCCGTCGCCAGGGGAGCGGTCGACGCGCCGGTGCTGCCGCGCTCCTCGGCCAAGCCGTTCCAGGCGCTGGCCTGCCTGCTGTCCGGGGCGGACCTGCACGGTCCCGGCCTGGCGATCGCCGCGGGCAGCCACACCGGCCAGGACTTCCACGTGCGGCTGGTCGCCGACATGCTCGCCGGGGCCGGGCTCGGCTTCGAGGACCTCCGCTGCCCCGCGGACTGGCCGGAGGACGAGGCCACCCGGCACATGCTGATCCGGGCGGGCCTGACGGCCTCGCGCGAGCGGATGAACTGCTCGGGCAAGCACGCCGCGATGCTCGCCGCGTCCGCCGCCTCCGGCTGGGAGACCGCCTCCTACCTGGATGCCGGCCACCCCCTGCAACTGCGGGTGCGCGCCGTGACCGAGGAACTGTCAGGGGAGAAGGCGGCCCACGTCGCGATCGACGGGTGCGGCGCCCCGCTGTTCGGGCTGTCACTGACCGGGCTGGCGCGGGCCGTACGGGCCCTGGTCGTCGCCGAGCCCGGCACCCCGCCGCGGGCGGTCGCCGACGCGATGCGCGAGCACCCCGAGTACGTCGGCGGGACCGGGCACGTGAACACCTCGCTGATGCGGGCGCTGCCGGGGGCGGTGGCCAAGGGCGGCGCCGAGGGGGTCCTCGTCGTCGCGCTCGCCACCGGGCACGCGGCGGCCGTCAAGGTCATCGACGGGAGCCCGCGGGCCACGAGCGCGATCGCGCTCGCCGCGCTCAGGGCGGCCGGAGGGGACGTCACGCCGGCCGCGGGCTTCGCGAGCGTTCCGGTGCTGGGCGGGGGCCTACCAGTCGGTGAAATCCATGCTTTGGAGGAAAAATGA
- a CDS encoding copper homeostasis protein CutC, producing the protein MSLRYEICIDSTAGALAAEQAGAHRVELCSALFEGGLTPTLGTVEATLAEISTIRVHVIIRPRGGDFIYDEYEVAAMERDVATIRDAGAHGVVIGVLTPSGEVDVEVAKRLIGAAGGLSVTFHRAFDMTADPFAALDTLVSLGVDRVLTSGQDVTALEGAPLIASLVERAGDDLIVMPGGGITPRNVHRVVEATGASEIHFAALVDAPSPAVHRNPHPFMGGELRQPEYSRLITSPRLVSEVIAASGA; encoded by the coding sequence ATGAGTCTTAGATATGAGATCTGCATTGACAGCACCGCGGGCGCGCTCGCGGCCGAGCAGGCCGGGGCACACCGCGTCGAGCTGTGCTCGGCCCTCTTCGAAGGGGGCCTGACCCCGACCCTCGGCACCGTCGAGGCGACCCTCGCGGAGATCTCGACGATCCGGGTCCACGTGATCATCCGTCCCCGGGGCGGCGACTTCATCTACGACGAGTACGAGGTCGCGGCCATGGAGCGCGACGTGGCGACGATCAGGGACGCGGGCGCGCATGGCGTGGTGATCGGGGTGCTGACGCCGTCGGGCGAGGTGGACGTCGAGGTGGCCAAGCGCCTCATCGGCGCGGCCGGGGGCCTCTCGGTCACCTTCCACCGGGCCTTCGACATGACCGCCGACCCGTTCGCCGCCCTGGACACCCTCGTCTCCCTGGGCGTCGACCGGGTCCTCACCTCCGGCCAGGACGTCACCGCCCTGGAGGGCGCGCCGCTGATCGCCTCCCTGGTCGAGCGGGCGGGCGACGACCTGATCGTCATGCCCGGCGGGGGCATCACGCCCCGCAACGTGCACCGCGTGGTCGAGGCGACCGGAGCCTCCGAGATCCACTTCGCCGCCCTGGTCGACGCGCCCAGCCCCGCCGTCCACCGCAACCCCCACCCGTTCATGGGCGGGGAACTGCGCCAGCCCGAGTACAGCCGCCTGATCACCTCCCCGCGTCTGGTCTCCGAGGTGATCGCCGCCTCGGGCGCCTGA
- a CDS encoding recombinase family protein, which yields MNPSDSPVPVVSYARISADLRRDEHGVQDQHKVNRQTAARYGWTVVHEFTDNDRSAAKADVVRDEFEAMLRVLRAGKLSNGTSVQGVVILAADRLARRPGDYERFVEAITFQDGRVFADARGAQDLYSEDVESMGLFGAVISKMEVRKMQRRMRRSHRSRAEQGVPSGGPRPFGWNPDRRTLDKREADFVRQAAKDFLGGRSLHSIVREWQEAGVKTSLGNEWITLSLKVMLRNPRMCGLRELNGELVRDADGNPVQGQWATILTVEEWSAIRAVFDSRKGYFIGRDMKIIKPHQSDYRDHTYLLSGILRCGRTRPDGTLCNTPLRANRKKGAGHHTYTCLSKSEGGCGGGVSRRGDMVDEYVSEAVLAKLEEAAFTASAKQSRWGKEEELEEVKSRLDELTRQWNAGNISNDLFFKLAPGLEQETARLRAEAAGFAASVELRQSRASTDVAEIRRRWYLAEAEGGFPISTKRTYIREALHAVIMYPAGQGQKIFNPDLLQPVWREE from the coding sequence ATGAACCCGTCAGATTCCCCCGTCCCCGTCGTCTCCTACGCACGAATCTCGGCCGACCTCAGGCGCGACGAACACGGTGTGCAGGATCAGCACAAGGTCAACCGCCAGACCGCCGCGCGCTACGGCTGGACGGTTGTCCACGAGTTCACCGACAACGACCGCTCCGCCGCCAAAGCGGACGTCGTGCGGGACGAGTTCGAGGCGATGCTACGGGTGCTGCGCGCGGGCAAGCTGTCGAACGGCACATCTGTCCAGGGCGTGGTGATCCTGGCGGCGGATCGTCTCGCCCGTCGTCCCGGTGACTATGAGCGTTTCGTGGAAGCGATCACCTTTCAGGACGGGCGGGTGTTCGCCGACGCGCGGGGTGCTCAGGATCTCTACAGCGAGGACGTGGAGAGCATGGGCCTGTTCGGCGCGGTCATCTCAAAGATGGAGGTCCGCAAGATGCAGCGCCGGATGCGGCGCTCTCATCGGTCACGGGCGGAGCAAGGGGTGCCGTCCGGTGGTCCGCGTCCGTTCGGCTGGAACCCGGATCGCCGGACCCTCGACAAGAGGGAGGCCGATTTCGTCCGGCAGGCGGCCAAGGACTTCCTCGGTGGCCGTTCCCTGCACTCGATCGTGCGGGAGTGGCAGGAGGCAGGGGTCAAGACGTCGCTGGGCAACGAGTGGATCACGCTGTCTTTGAAGGTGATGCTGCGCAATCCGCGCATGTGCGGCCTGCGGGAACTCAACGGGGAGCTCGTCCGGGATGCGGACGGCAACCCGGTCCAAGGCCAGTGGGCAACAATTCTCACCGTTGAGGAGTGGTCCGCGATTCGGGCTGTTTTCGACAGTCGTAAAGGCTATTTCATCGGTCGGGACATGAAGATCATTAAGCCGCATCAGTCTGATTACCGGGACCACACTTACCTGCTCTCGGGAATTCTCCGATGTGGTCGCACGCGCCCGGACGGAACGCTCTGCAACACACCGCTCCGTGCGAATCGGAAGAAGGGCGCCGGACATCACACCTACACGTGCTTGAGCAAGTCAGAGGGTGGTTGTGGTGGTGGAGTCTCGCGACGTGGCGACATGGTGGACGAGTACGTCTCGGAAGCGGTGCTGGCGAAGCTGGAAGAGGCGGCGTTCACCGCATCGGCCAAGCAGTCCAGGTGGGGGAAGGAAGAGGAACTGGAGGAGGTCAAGTCGCGACTCGACGAACTGACCAGGCAGTGGAACGCGGGCAACATCAGCAACGATCTCTTCTTCAAGCTGGCTCCCGGCCTGGAGCAAGAGACCGCGCGACTCCGAGCTGAGGCCGCCGGTTTCGCCGCCTCCGTCGAACTGCGGCAGTCGCGAGCGAGCACGGACGTGGCGGAGATCCGGCGGCGCTGGTACCTGGCTGAGGCGGAGGGCGGGTTCCCGATCTCCACGAAACGGACGTACATCCGGGAGGCGCTTCACGCCGTGATCATGTATCCCGCTGGACAGGGACAGAAGATCTTCAACCCGGACCTTCTCCAACCGGTGTGGCGCGAGGAGTGA
- a CDS encoding replication initiator, which yields MNLASSFAPDILAAMQRAAMPDFARWQRMVYATGGCAQPVRLHGERLTFDGATGEILDVYQTADEPTGFLLTACGNRRASRCAACSAVYKDDTHHLIISGLRGGKGVPEDVGGYPRVFATFTAPSFGAVHAHRTAKDGKTLPCRPRRDSPTCPHGRYEGCGRRHDRDDPQVGQPLCVDCYDYQGAVLWNAHAGELWRRFTQALPAVLARQLGVRRAHLREVLRLSYAKVAEYQARGLVHFHAVIRLDGPDGPASPPPDWATVPLLDTAIRQAAAQVVVPASKQSPDAPPPVLLRWGNQLDVRPVYLSTDLDGVSDQRVASYVAKYATKGAESAGTVDRRIRDARDIARLDVTEHARRMISTCFALNRLPQYRLLPLRHWSHMLGYRGHFSTKSRYYSTTLGELRRTRADYRAVQARMLLGLPDPAEETTLTLSEWRYAGSGHRHGEPFWAELARQRIATARRIAKERNGEDPAC from the coding sequence GTGAACCTGGCTTCCTCCTTCGCCCCTGACATCCTGGCCGCGATGCAACGTGCGGCCATGCCCGACTTCGCCCGGTGGCAACGCATGGTCTACGCCACCGGGGGCTGTGCCCAACCGGTCCGCCTGCACGGTGAACGCCTGACCTTCGACGGCGCGACCGGTGAGATCCTCGACGTCTACCAGACGGCCGACGAACCGACCGGGTTCCTGCTGACGGCCTGCGGCAACCGTCGTGCGTCGCGCTGTGCGGCCTGCTCGGCGGTCTATAAGGACGACACCCATCACCTCATCATCTCCGGCCTGCGCGGCGGCAAGGGCGTCCCCGAAGACGTGGGCGGCTACCCCCGGGTGTTCGCCACCTTCACCGCTCCGTCCTTCGGCGCGGTCCACGCTCACCGCACAGCCAAGGACGGCAAGACCCTGCCCTGTCGTCCCCGGCGCGACTCCCCCACCTGCCCCCATGGCCGGTATGAGGGCTGCGGCAGGCGCCACGACCGCGATGACCCGCAAGTGGGACAACCGCTCTGCGTGGACTGTTATGACTACCAGGGCGCGGTCCTGTGGAACGCTCACGCGGGAGAGCTGTGGCGCCGCTTCACCCAAGCACTCCCCGCTGTCCTGGCTCGGCAGCTCGGCGTGCGCCGTGCTCACCTGCGTGAGGTGCTGCGCCTGTCGTATGCCAAGGTCGCCGAGTACCAAGCGCGCGGCCTGGTCCACTTTCACGCCGTGATCCGCCTCGACGGCCCGGACGGCCCTGCCTCACCTCCGCCGGACTGGGCAACCGTCCCGCTGCTGGACACCGCGATCCGGCAAGCCGCCGCACAGGTCGTCGTCCCGGCCTCGAAGCAATCGCCGGACGCTCCTCCGCCGGTCCTGCTGCGCTGGGGTAATCAGCTCGACGTGCGACCGGTCTACCTCTCCACCGACCTGGACGGCGTGAGTGACCAGCGGGTGGCGTCGTACGTGGCCAAGTACGCGACCAAGGGCGCCGAGTCGGCGGGGACGGTGGACCGGCGCATCCGTGACGCTCGGGACATCGCTCGACTGGACGTGACCGAACACGCTCGGCGCATGATCTCGACCTGCTTCGCCCTGAACCGCCTGCCTCAATACCGGCTGCTTCCGCTGCGGCATTGGTCGCACATGCTTGGGTACAGGGGGCACTTCTCCACCAAGAGCCGCTATTACTCCACGACCCTCGGTGAGCTACGCCGGACCCGTGCCGATTACCGGGCCGTGCAAGCCCGGATGCTCCTCGGTCTGCCCGACCCTGCCGAAGAGACCACGCTCACCCTGTCTGAGTGGCGCTACGCCGGAAGTGGTCACCGACACGGCGAACCCTTCTGGGCGGAACTGGCTCGGCAACGCATCGCCACTGCCCGCAGGATCGCCAAAGAGCGCAACGGAGAAGATCCCGCGTGCTGA
- a CDS encoding RICIN domain-containing protein: MAKFTATLMARHSNKLASVIGESADKGAKVVQWTDKGKTNQEWSLETTNAGYYVVRAVHSGKALSVLGEGLQDGAEAVQWDYVNKLNQEWRLVQQDNGYFSIEARHSGKALSVTAEGGEDGATLVQWAYKGKHNQHFRLG; this comes from the coding sequence ATGGCAAAGTTCACCGCCACACTGATGGCCCGCCACAGCAACAAGCTGGCATCGGTCATCGGAGAAAGCGCCGACAAGGGCGCCAAGGTAGTTCAGTGGACCGACAAGGGCAAAACCAATCAGGAGTGGAGCCTGGAGACGACCAACGCCGGATACTACGTCGTCCGCGCCGTCCACAGCGGCAAGGCCCTGTCGGTCCTCGGCGAAGGACTCCAGGACGGCGCCGAGGCAGTCCAGTGGGACTACGTGAACAAGCTCAACCAGGAGTGGCGACTGGTCCAACAGGACAACGGCTACTTCAGCATCGAGGCCCGCCACAGCGGTAAGGCTCTGTCGGTCACCGCCGAGGGCGGCGAAGACGGAGCCACGCTCGTCCAATGGGCCTATAAGGGCAAGCACAACCAGCACTTCCGCCTTGGCTAG
- a CDS encoding helix-turn-helix domain-containing protein, whose product MSFGEQLRWYRQQRKISLSGLHAVTYFSKSYLSRVEQGKRNPERVLAELTDDALGAGGKLVEAWVNQYENPLPMLETSTGGRTTKRRTFIKSAAIAAGVGLTNGVGQPDQSAAAVARLRDALIPNEPTSGPALTHASFARAVTRARRDFTAARYADLAGDLAELIPVARDASDPADLATAAQVYHLTTRTLIKLSASPYAWVAAHQGERAAHASGDLRAIGEARRDLASLFHRAMDYGKARDITVSTAELLRPQLPSAPASAWGSYGALMSTGAIAAARLEDRDNALGMLEEAEEAARHAPKLVLSVGHVATYKIGVSIVLGDAGTAIEHARDIVPEEIPTLERRASYYTGIAEAYTLWGKTDRAVRALLVAEKIAPSEVRRTGPRQVITDLLHRDRHSKLSGLHALARRSGVTL is encoded by the coding sequence ATGAGCTTCGGGGAACAATTGCGCTGGTATCGCCAGCAACGGAAGATTTCGCTATCGGGCCTTCACGCGGTGACCTACTTTTCCAAGAGCTATCTCAGCCGCGTTGAGCAGGGAAAACGCAACCCGGAACGGGTATTGGCCGAACTCACCGACGATGCCCTTGGGGCAGGAGGGAAGCTCGTCGAAGCATGGGTGAACCAATATGAAAACCCGTTGCCTATGCTGGAGACGAGCACAGGAGGTAGGACAACGAAACGACGCACGTTCATCAAGAGCGCGGCGATTGCTGCGGGCGTCGGGCTGACCAATGGAGTCGGACAGCCGGACCAGAGCGCGGCAGCCGTTGCGCGCCTGCGTGATGCCCTCATCCCCAACGAGCCCACCTCAGGACCTGCCCTCACGCATGCGTCCTTCGCACGTGCCGTCACCCGTGCCCGGCGGGACTTCACCGCCGCCCGTTACGCCGACCTCGCCGGTGATCTCGCCGAGCTGATCCCTGTTGCCCGCGACGCGTCCGACCCAGCTGACCTCGCCACAGCCGCACAGGTCTACCACCTGACGACCCGCACTCTGATCAAGCTGAGCGCCTCACCGTACGCATGGGTTGCCGCACACCAGGGCGAGCGGGCCGCGCACGCCAGCGGTGACCTCCGAGCCATCGGTGAGGCCCGTCGAGACCTGGCCAGCCTTTTCCACCGGGCGATGGACTACGGCAAGGCCCGTGACATCACGGTGAGCACGGCGGAACTACTTCGCCCGCAACTGCCTTCCGCCCCCGCCTCTGCCTGGGGGTCGTACGGGGCGCTGATGTCTACCGGCGCCATCGCCGCAGCGCGGTTGGAAGACCGTGACAATGCCCTGGGCATGCTGGAGGAAGCCGAAGAGGCAGCCCGGCACGCGCCCAAGCTCGTGCTCAGCGTCGGGCATGTGGCGACCTACAAGATCGGTGTGTCCATCGTGCTCGGGGACGCCGGAACCGCCATAGAGCACGCCAGGGATATCGTTCCCGAAGAGATTCCGACCCTGGAACGGCGCGCCAGCTACTACACGGGCATCGCCGAGGCTTACACGCTCTGGGGGAAGACCGATCGCGCCGTACGTGCGCTCCTGGTCGCCGAGAAGATCGCTCCTTCCGAGGTGCGGCGAACCGGACCCCGTCAGGTGATCACCGACCTACTCCACCGCGACCGCCACAGCAAACTTTCCGGTCTGCACGCTCTCGCGCGTCGCTCCGGTGTGACTCTGTGA
- a CDS encoding IS256 family transposase gives MVPATGEYFDDTLAAASPDLLRTMIREFAQRMMDAEVEQLCGAGYGEVSDQRTNTRNGYRMRPWDTRAGSIELAVPRLRSGSYFPDFLLDKRRRAERALTSVVATSYLLGVSTRRVERLAEAMGITSLSKSQVSVMAADLDGLVEQFRSRPLDAGPYTFVWIDALTQKVREGGRTVNVHALVATGVNAEGYREILGLDVVASEDGAGWLAFLRGLVARGLSGVEMVTSDCHAGLRDAIASTLPGASWQRCRAHYARNLLCRVAKSAQPWVATMLRTVFEQPDRDSVHAQHRHVVEALEAKYPAAAAHLDEARDDILAFTSFPKAVWRQVWSNNPQERLNKEIRRRTDVVGIFPGREAVIRLIGAVLAEQNDEWTEQRRYMGLEILAECRAKTGKTDSENETNDAKVNIEAIAS, from the coding sequence ATTGTGCCCGCTACCGGAGAGTACTTCGACGACACTCTCGCGGCGGCGAGCCCGGACCTGCTGCGCACGATGATCCGCGAGTTCGCCCAGCGGATGATGGACGCCGAGGTCGAACAGCTCTGCGGTGCCGGCTATGGCGAGGTCAGCGACCAGCGCACCAACACGCGCAACGGTTACCGGATGCGGCCGTGGGACACCCGGGCCGGGTCGATCGAGCTGGCCGTGCCCCGGCTGCGGTCCGGCTCCTACTTCCCGGACTTCCTGCTGGACAAGCGGCGCCGGGCCGAGCGGGCGCTCACCTCGGTGGTGGCAACCTCCTACCTGCTGGGCGTCTCGACCCGGCGCGTGGAGAGGCTCGCCGAGGCGATGGGCATCACCTCGCTGTCGAAGTCGCAGGTCTCGGTGATGGCCGCCGACCTGGACGGCCTGGTGGAGCAGTTCCGCTCCCGGCCGCTGGACGCCGGCCCGTACACCTTCGTCTGGATCGACGCACTGACTCAGAAGGTCCGCGAGGGCGGTCGGACGGTGAACGTGCACGCCTTGGTCGCCACCGGCGTCAACGCCGAGGGGTATCGGGAGATTCTCGGCCTGGACGTGGTGGCGTCAGAAGACGGCGCCGGCTGGCTGGCGTTCCTGCGTGGCCTGGTCGCCCGTGGCCTGTCGGGGGTGGAGATGGTCACCTCCGACTGCCACGCCGGGCTGCGTGACGCGATCGCCTCGACGCTGCCGGGGGCGTCGTGGCAGAGGTGCCGGGCGCACTACGCGCGAAATTTGCTGTGCCGGGTGGCGAAGTCGGCGCAGCCGTGGGTGGCCACGATGCTGCGCACCGTCTTCGAGCAGCCCGATCGCGACTCGGTCCATGCCCAGCACCGCCATGTGGTGGAGGCGTTGGAGGCGAAGTATCCGGCCGCCGCGGCGCATCTGGACGAGGCCAGGGACGACATTCTGGCGTTCACCTCTTTTCCCAAGGCCGTGTGGCGGCAGGTGTGGTCGAACAATCCTCAGGAGCGGCTGAACAAGGAGATCAGGAGGCGGACCGACGTGGTCGGCATCTTCCCTGGCCGGGAGGCGGTCATCCGGCTGATCGGCGCGGTGCTGGCCGAGCAGAACGACGAGTGGACCGAACAGCGCCGTTACATGGGCCTGGAGATTCTCGCTGAATGCCGGGCGAAGACCGGGAAGACCGACTCGGAGAATGAGACAAACGATGCTAAAGTGAATATTGAGGCGATTGCTTCCTGA
- a CDS encoding aldo/keto reductase codes for MHIRTLGQGMQVSAIGLGCMGMSQGYGPNPGTHEDMVSVIWAAVEAGVTFLDTAEVYGPYVNEELVGEAIGPVRDQVQLATKFGWDIQDGKSVGLNSRPEHIKEVADACLQRLGVETIDLFYQHRVDPDVPIEDVAGTVGELVQAGKVKHFGLSEVGAETLRKAHATYPVTAVQSEYSLWTRDPEPEILPACAELGIGFVPFSPLGRGFLTGAIDPNASFSEGDMRATIPRFQAENLAANQALVHHVRELAAAKEATPAQVALAWLLAQAPWIAPIPGTRKLSRLIENAGATEVRLSSDERADLDALAARVGVAGDRYSEAHMKLIGH; via the coding sequence ATGCACATCAGGACACTCGGACAGGGCATGCAGGTCTCGGCTATCGGTCTGGGCTGTATGGGCATGTCTCAGGGCTACGGCCCGAACCCCGGCACCCATGAGGATATGGTGAGTGTGATCTGGGCCGCCGTGGAAGCCGGGGTGACATTCCTCGATACCGCCGAGGTCTACGGCCCGTACGTCAACGAGGAACTCGTGGGTGAGGCTATCGGCCCCGTCCGCGATCAAGTCCAGTTGGCAACCAAGTTCGGCTGGGACATCCAGGACGGCAAGTCCGTTGGTCTGAACTCCCGGCCCGAGCACATCAAGGAAGTCGCCGACGCCTGCTTGCAGCGTCTGGGAGTCGAGACGATCGACCTGTTCTACCAGCACCGGGTGGATCCCGACGTCCCCATTGAAGACGTCGCCGGAACGGTCGGCGAGTTGGTCCAGGCGGGCAAGGTCAAGCACTTCGGGCTGTCCGAGGTCGGAGCCGAGACGCTCCGCAAGGCGCACGCGACGTATCCGGTCACTGCTGTGCAGTCGGAGTACTCGTTGTGGACGCGGGACCCCGAGCCCGAGATCCTGCCTGCCTGCGCGGAACTGGGCATCGGGTTTGTCCCGTTCAGCCCACTCGGTCGCGGCTTTCTTACCGGCGCTATCGACCCGAACGCGTCCTTCTCCGAGGGCGACATGCGGGCAACGATCCCGCGTTTCCAGGCTGAAAATCTCGCCGCCAACCAGGCGCTCGTCCACCATGTCCGCGAGCTGGCCGCCGCCAAGGAGGCCACTCCTGCTCAGGTCGCGTTGGCGTGGCTGCTGGCCCAGGCACCATGGATCGCGCCGATCCCTGGAACCCGCAAATTGTCCCGGCTCATCGAGAACGCAGGCGCAACCGAGGTCAGGCTGTCCTCCGATGAACGGGCCGACCTCGACGCATTGGCCGCCCGAGTTGGTGTGGCCGGTGACCGTTACTCCGAGGCACACATGAAGCTCATCGGGCACTGA